A portion of the Nomia melanderi isolate GNS246 chromosome 2, iyNomMela1, whole genome shotgun sequence genome contains these proteins:
- the LOC116425836 gene encoding esterase FE4, with the protein MTRFRCTLLVCLFLVTVHCLWVRGSLVRTRFGRIRGLWSRSTRGRLAAHYLGIPYAQPPVGELRFRSPQPWNHTWNSTFYAIKDGPMCTQLNDQEIKGSEDCLYLNIFVPIISDKQGVPNTIKLPVMVYVYGGKYLFGSSNSTELSPEYLMDQNVILVTVNYRVNIMGFFSMENKIAPGNYGLKDVVMALRWVQENIDVFQGDPKSVTLWGESAGASVTHVLAYSRKTEGLFHRCIIQSGCFFNTWSLNRKGWMRQTSIETARLLKCLPCNNNVTSTMKYLPKSNETNEPEYSEVIHDELSEKEEHKILRCMRTKSAEDIVKILPHFDIWRTNPCCPFGPVIEEESEDAIITSDPYTLVRKRLFRDIPMILGITRDEGLGKTMDFVNELGELINNLDEYLPLTLEYHQILRNRSAFNKAVEEFYWQSNDTEAVWKGITNATGDAAIVYPMYQTLTYQSAVMNSSLYFYYFDYEGTFTSTFGWGTPIRYGVAHGDDLNYLMPLWNKEFSNFMLHNNESDITMINIMTEMWASFATTGVPRAWRVTPWPDYRDAHQFLQIGVGKEPDIVVTSDFLSERMRFWDEVIANFTVLAPYLLDSEELPAVVEEQRNSGTLRNPNTAIILLLILLPLVFRK; encoded by the exons ATGACTCGGTTTCGGTGTACGCTGCTAGTGTGCCTGTTCTTGGTGACTGTACATTGTCTGTGGGTGCGTGGCAGCTTGGTTCGCACAAGGTTCGGCAGGATTCGAGGCCTGTGGAGCAGGAGCACTAGGGGCAGGCTAGCTGCACACTACTTAGGAATCCCCTACGCGCAACCTCCTGTTGGTGAACTTAGGTTTAGG AGCCCACAACCATGGAATCATACATGGAACTCTACTTTCTACGCCATCAAAGATGGTCCCATGTGCACTCAACTAAACGACCAAGAAATCAAGGGCAGCGAGGACTgtctatatttaaacatttttgtaccTATA ATTTCAGACAAACAAGGAGTGCCGAATACTATTAAGCTTCCCGTCATGGTGTACGTGTACGGCGGGAAATACCTTTTTGGGAGCAGCAACAGCACTGAATTATCTCCCGAGTACTTGATGGATCAGAATGTCATTTTGGTCACGGTCAATTACCGAGTGAACATTATGG GGTTCTTCAGCATGGAGAACAAGATCGCGCCAGGCAATTACGGATTGAAGGATGTCGTAATGGCGTTGCGATGGGTGCAAGAGAACATCGACGTCTTCCAGGGTGATCCGAAGTCGGTGACCTTATGGGGTGAGAGTGCTGGAGCTTCCGTGACCCATGTGTTGGCTTACAGTCGAAAAACCGAAGGACTGTTCCACCGGTGCATCATACAAAGCGGATGTTTCTTCAACACATGGTCCCTGAATCGCAAAGGATGGATGCGGCAGACCTCGATAGAAACGGCCCGGCTGCTAAAATGTCTGCCTTGTAACAATAATGTTACGAGTACGATGAAATATCTGCcaaaatcaaatgaaacgaaTGAACCGGAATACAGTGAAGTGATTCATGATGAGTTGAGTGAAAAAGAAGAGCACAAGATTTTGAGGTGCATGAGAACTAAGAGCGCGGAGGATATCGTCAAAATCTTACCACATTTC GATATTTGGAGGACTAATCCTTGCTGTCCTTTCGGGCCAGTTATTGAAGAGGAGTCAGAAGATGCTATTATAACCAGCGATCCCTACACACTTGTACGCAAGCGCCTGTTCAGAGATATACCAATGATACTTGGTATTACCAGGGATGAAGGGCTAGGAAAAACTATGG ATTTCGTCAACGAGCTAGGAGAACTGATTAACAATTTGGATGAATATTTACCACTCACACTCGAGTACCATCAAATTCTGCGCAACAGGTCTGCGTTCAACAAGGCTGTCGAAGAATTTTACTGGCAATCGAATGACACTGAGGCAGTCTGGAAGGGTATTACAAAT GCAACGGGCGACGCGGCGATAGTATATCCGATGTATCAAACACTGACCTACCAATCGGCCGTCATGAATTCGAGCCTCTACTTTTACTACTTCGACTACGAAGGCACGTTCACATCGACGTTCGGCTGGGGCACGCCGATACGTTACG GAGTCGCTCACGGTGACGACCTAAACTACTTGATGCCGCTGTGGAACAAAGAGTTCAGCAATTTCATGTTGCACAACAACGAATCCGACATCACTATGATCAACATTATGACCGAGATGTGGGCCAGTTTCGCGACCACAGG AGTCCCACGCGCTTGGAGAGTGACTCCTTGGCCAGACTACAGAGATGCCCACCAGTTCCTTCAAATCGGAGTAGGAAAGGAGCCGGATATCGTCGTGACAAGTGACTTCCTATCGGAAAGAATGAGATTCTGGGACGAAGTGATAGCGAACTTCACGGTCCTGGCACCGTATCTCTTAGACAGCGAAGAACTGCCAGCAGTAGTAGAAGAGCAACGAAATTCCGGGACACTGAGGAATCCCAATACCGCGATAATTCTCTTGTTAATACTGTTGCCACTCGTATTTCGTAAGTAA